One Persicobacter psychrovividus DNA window includes the following coding sequences:
- the folE gene encoding GTP cyclohydrolase I FolE yields the protein MKQNGTMSNIPPKDQMDWEQIESIGDEHIPGSADTPLRDDAFEMDDNTKIEQIAAHFKEIMHIMGLDLNDDSLKGTPHRVAKMYIKEIFSGLNPANKPDVKLFENKYQYKEMLVEKDIELYSNCEHHFVPIIGKAHVAYVPNGKVVGLSKLNRIVQYYAKRPQVQERLNIQIANELKQLLETEDVAVVIEATHLCVSSRGIKDTSSSTVTASYHGVFQQEAKKNEFLNYTK from the coding sequence ATGAAACAGAACGGAACTATGTCGAATATCCCGCCTAAAGACCAGATGGATTGGGAACAGATTGAGTCTATCGGTGATGAACACATCCCGGGATCAGCAGACACCCCTCTTCGAGACGATGCATTTGAGATGGATGATAACACCAAGATTGAGCAGATTGCTGCCCACTTCAAGGAGATCATGCATATAATGGGGCTTGATTTAAACGATGACAGCCTTAAAGGCACTCCCCACCGAGTAGCTAAAATGTATATCAAGGAAATTTTCAGTGGATTAAACCCTGCAAATAAGCCAGATGTCAAGCTCTTTGAAAATAAGTATCAGTATAAAGAGATGCTTGTGGAAAAAGATATTGAACTTTATTCCAATTGCGAACATCATTTTGTGCCAATCATTGGTAAAGCACACGTTGCTTATGTGCCGAACGGTAAAGTTGTTGGGCTTTCAAAACTCAACCGTATCGTGCAGTATTATGCAAAGCGGCCACAGGTACAAGAGCGATTGAATATACAGATTGCCAATGAACTGAAACAACTTCTGGAAACTGAAGATGTGGCGGTAGTTATCGAAGCCACTCATTTGTGCGTTTCAAGTCGAGGAATTAAAGACACTTCCTCCAGCACGGTAACAGCCAGCTATCATGGTGTTTTTCAGCAAGAAGCCAAGAAGAATGAATTTCTTAATTACACAAAATAA
- a CDS encoding 6-pyruvoyl trahydropterin synthase family protein, protein MRTAVFRKEHFNAAHRLHNPELSAEENKMLFGKCNNENFHGHNYHLTVKIVGEVDPKTGYVFDMKILSRMIKELVLDKYDHKNLNLDTEVFQHLNPTAENIARVIYDDLRPHIAPEQDLKITLYETERNYVEYPA, encoded by the coding sequence ATGAGAACAGCTGTTTTTCGAAAAGAGCATTTTAATGCCGCCCACCGGTTGCACAATCCTGAACTTTCAGCAGAAGAAAATAAAATGCTTTTCGGAAAGTGTAATAATGAAAATTTTCACGGGCACAACTACCATCTTACTGTAAAAATTGTTGGGGAGGTGGATCCTAAAACTGGCTATGTTTTTGATATGAAAATACTTAGCCGAATGATTAAGGAGCTCGTGTTGGATAAATATGACCATAAAAACCTTAACTTAGATACGGAAGTTTTCCAGCACCTTAACCCAACTGCGGAAAACATCGCCAGAGTAATATATGATGATTTGCGTCCTCATATTGCTCCGGAACAAGACCTCAAAATCACTTTGTATGAAACAGAACGGAACTATGTCGAATATCCCGCCTAA
- a CDS encoding NAD(P)/FAD-dependent oxidoreductase — MVQEKGKIFTEVLVIGSGLGGLSSACLLANDGFKVRVVDQNWIPGGCTTSYWRKGFVFEAGATTLVGLDQGMPLQVLLKKIGLRLKTRKLDLPMQVVLADGRVIRKFQAIEEWITEAEKVFGVKGQRAFWEKCHALSQFVWDQSSEQITFPPEKIGDLKNMAFKFPLKETMKARYALKSVGDLLRQYGLADHQAFVAFINEQLLITAQNHAEEVNALFGAAALCYTNYENHYVDGGLINLVTPFVNFLEQKGGALDLRTKVVNIQKNGDYYDVFTTKGEYRCQFLISGIPLNNLYEMADRNLRKPIENRRLFSEDLNSAFQMGIGFRSAREFETLHFQIHLPKPLPHLNSKSIFISLSHGQDHSRSDQQGCRVMSVSTHLSDPEHNIIENTAEVENAIVNLLIEQGFFAKEDIVYQHSSTQKSWEKWTGRAYGFVGGYPQMMRIKPWAMNAARWDKDRAYLCGDTVYPGQGIPGVVLSGLIAHKKLMDDWASSREEA, encoded by the coding sequence ATGGTGCAAGAGAAGGGAAAAATATTTACAGAAGTGTTAGTGATTGGCAGCGGCTTGGGCGGGTTGTCCTCCGCATGCTTATTAGCTAACGATGGGTTCAAGGTTCGAGTTGTTGATCAAAATTGGATTCCTGGGGGTTGTACAACTTCCTACTGGCGAAAGGGATTTGTCTTTGAGGCAGGGGCTACCACCCTTGTAGGCTTAGATCAGGGAATGCCTCTGCAGGTATTGCTGAAGAAGATAGGCTTGAGGCTTAAAACGAGAAAGTTGGACTTACCGATGCAGGTTGTTCTTGCTGATGGGCGGGTGATCCGCAAATTTCAGGCGATTGAAGAGTGGATTACCGAAGCTGAAAAGGTGTTTGGTGTAAAAGGGCAAAGGGCTTTTTGGGAGAAATGTCATGCGCTGAGTCAATTTGTTTGGGATCAATCTTCGGAGCAAATTACTTTTCCGCCAGAAAAAATCGGGGATTTGAAAAATATGGCTTTTAAATTTCCACTGAAAGAAACGATGAAGGCGCGTTACGCTTTGAAATCTGTGGGAGATCTTTTGCGGCAATATGGCTTGGCGGATCATCAGGCATTTGTGGCTTTTATTAACGAGCAGTTGCTGATTACGGCACAGAATCACGCCGAGGAGGTGAATGCTTTGTTTGGTGCGGCAGCACTTTGCTATACCAACTATGAAAATCATTATGTAGATGGTGGGTTGATTAATCTGGTAACGCCTTTTGTGAATTTTCTGGAGCAGAAAGGCGGGGCTTTGGACTTGCGAACCAAAGTGGTGAATATTCAAAAAAATGGTGATTATTACGATGTCTTTACCACCAAGGGAGAGTACCGGTGCCAATTCCTGATTTCCGGAATTCCGCTTAATAATTTATATGAAATGGCTGACCGGAACCTCAGAAAGCCAATTGAAAACAGACGGTTGTTCTCTGAAGACCTTAACAGTGCTTTCCAGATGGGGATTGGTTTTCGCTCCGCGCGTGAGTTTGAAACTTTGCACTTTCAGATTCATCTGCCCAAGCCTTTGCCGCACCTCAATTCAAAATCTATTTTTATCAGCCTGAGTCATGGTCAGGATCATTCAAGGTCAGATCAGCAGGGTTGCCGCGTGATGTCAGTGTCGACTCATTTGTCGGATCCCGAACATAATATTATAGAAAATACGGCAGAAGTTGAAAATGCGATTGTAAATCTGTTGATTGAGCAAGGGTTTTTCGCCAAGGAGGATATTGTCTATCAGCATTCGTCCACGCAGAAGTCCTGGGAGAAATGGACGGGCAGGGCTTATGGCTTTGTCGGAGGCTATCCTCAGATGATGCGCATCAAACCATGGGCGATGAATGCCGCCCGATGGGATAAGGATCGTGCTTATCTTTGCGGTGATACGGTTTACCCTGGGCAGGGAATACCTGGGGTGGTTTTAAGTGGGCTGATTGCACATAAAAAGCTGATGGATGACTGGGCTTCCTCTCGTGAGGAGGCATGA
- a CDS encoding phosphoadenylyl-sulfate reductase, translated as MDFDNIKRKLEQYQAEGKQVFTSSSFQTHSIVLLHILSRIDRSIPVYFINTGFHFPETLMFRDEISDRLGLNLIDLKTPVSKSQQLDQDNQFFYSSDPDYCCFLNKTAPMQSVLKEYDVWINGVRGDQSAVRKAMQVEQPAPHNSLRFHPMLDWNAKSIYQYRKEFDLPEHPLDAQGYMSIGCAPCTRKLDPEMQEREARWYGMNKTECGLHTDLIKK; from the coding sequence TTGGATTTCGATAACATCAAAAGAAAATTAGAACAATATCAGGCGGAGGGAAAGCAGGTATTTACCTCTTCTTCCTTTCAGACCCACAGTATTGTTCTTTTGCACATTCTTAGCCGAATAGACCGTTCCATTCCAGTGTATTTCATCAATACGGGTTTTCATTTTCCCGAAACCCTGATGTTCAGGGATGAGATTTCGGATCGTTTAGGCTTAAATCTTATTGATCTCAAAACGCCGGTTTCAAAAAGTCAGCAGTTGGATCAGGATAATCAGTTTTTCTATTCTTCAGACCCGGATTACTGTTGCTTCTTGAATAAAACGGCGCCAATGCAAAGTGTTTTAAAAGAGTATGATGTTTGGATTAACGGGGTACGCGGCGATCAAAGTGCGGTACGCAAGGCGATGCAAGTTGAGCAGCCTGCACCACATAATTCGCTGAGGTTTCACCCGATGTTGGATTGGAATGCCAAATCCATCTATCAATACAGAAAAGAGTTTGACTTGCCAGAGCACCCATTGGATGCGCAAGGCTATATGAGTATAGGTTGTGCGCCATGTACCAGAAAGCTTGATCCCGAAATGCAGGAGCGTGAAGCGCGCTGGTATGGGATGAACAAAACAGAGTGCGGATTGCATACTGACCTTATCAAAAAATAA
- a CDS encoding NAD-dependent epimerase/dehydratase — protein sequence MRILVTGGAGYIGTELSRLLVNHPEVDELIVYDNLSKANYNLFLGRPTPNGHKIKFVKADILDSRKLKKALEGVDVVYHFAAHVSTPLQNNEISTFEQVNHWGTANVVDAVEESPSVKMFVYLSSVSVYGDQSDEVTESTLPSPKSPYAVSKVRGEEHVNRLKNKMRTFIIRSGNVYGYSKSMRFDAVINRFMFESHYSNRIQIHGDGKQQRAFIHVSNLVNVLYQMIRSETPSGVYNMVEKNMQVLEIVDVLKSLYPSLEFIFVNQHLSLKQLTVSPASTLWKYVKPLETRPLEEELEDFRREFTM from the coding sequence ATGAGAATATTGGTAACAGGTGGCGCAGGCTATATTGGTACAGAATTGTCACGATTGTTGGTGAATCACCCTGAAGTGGACGAGCTGATTGTTTACGATAACCTGAGCAAGGCGAATTATAATTTGTTTTTGGGGCGACCTACCCCTAATGGCCATAAAATTAAATTTGTTAAGGCGGATATCCTTGATAGCCGGAAACTGAAAAAAGCCCTTGAAGGGGTGGACGTGGTATATCACTTTGCCGCTCATGTTTCGACGCCACTTCAAAATAATGAAATCTCTACTTTTGAGCAGGTGAACCATTGGGGCACGGCCAATGTGGTGGATGCCGTTGAGGAATCGCCTTCCGTAAAAATGTTTGTTTACCTGAGCAGTGTTTCCGTTTATGGGGACCAGTCTGATGAGGTGACAGAATCAACACTTCCATCGCCGAAATCACCTTATGCGGTGAGTAAAGTCCGTGGTGAGGAGCATGTTAACCGCCTGAAAAACAAGATGCGGACGTTCATTATTCGCAGTGGGAATGTGTACGGTTACAGCAAGAGTATGCGCTTTGATGCGGTTATTAACCGATTCATGTTTGAGTCCCATTATTCTAATCGAATTCAAATTCATGGAGATGGCAAGCAGCAACGTGCGTTTATTCATGTAAGTAACTTGGTGAATGTTCTGTACCAAATGATCCGTTCTGAAACACCTTCAGGAGTGTATAATATGGTGGAGAAAAACATGCAGGTGCTCGAAATTGTGGATGTACTCAAAAGCCTATATCCTTCGCTGGAATTTATCTTTGTAAACCAGCACTTGTCCCTAAAACAGCTTACAGTTTCTCCAGCATCTACTTTATGGAAATATGTTAAGCCTTTGGAAACACGGCCACTTGAAGAGGAATTAGAAGATTTTAGAAGAGAGTTTACGATGTAA